The following coding sequences lie in one Flavobacterium sp. 20NA77.7 genomic window:
- a CDS encoding 7-carboxy-7-deazaguanine synthase QueE, whose translation MLAKEIQLAVDKGEMLPLMEEFYTIQGEGYHTGTAAYFIRIGGCDVGCHWCDVKESWNAELHPPTHTDLIVANAKKYADTVVVTGGEPLTWDMNLLTSKLKEQKCKVHIETSGAYEVTGSWDWFCLSPKKNKLPVQSAYAIANELKVIIYNKHDFIFAEEQAAKVNANTILFLQPEWSKKEEMTPLIVEYVMNNPKWRVSLQTHKYLNIP comes from the coding sequence ATGTTAGCAAAAGAAATTCAATTAGCCGTAGATAAAGGAGAAATGCTTCCACTAATGGAAGAGTTTTATACGATTCAAGGTGAAGGGTATCACACAGGAACAGCGGCTTATTTTATAAGAATTGGAGGATGTGATGTGGGTTGCCATTGGTGTGATGTGAAAGAAAGTTGGAATGCCGAATTGCATCCGCCAACGCATACAGACTTAATTGTTGCCAATGCCAAAAAATATGCTGATACAGTAGTAGTTACTGGTGGAGAACCTTTAACATGGGATATGAATTTGTTGACATCAAAACTAAAAGAGCAAAAATGCAAGGTACATATCGAAACCTCTGGAGCCTATGAAGTTACGGGAAGTTGGGATTGGTTTTGTTTATCACCAAAGAAAAATAAATTACCAGTTCAAAGCGCCTATGCTATCGCTAACGAATTAAAAGTAATTATCTACAACAAACACGATTTTATTTTTGCAGAAGAACAAGCAGCAAAAGTAAATGCTAATACTATTCTTTTTCTACAACCCGAATGGAGCAAAAAAGAAGAAATGACGCCTTTAATTGTAGAATATGTAATGAATAATCCTAAATGGAGAGTTTCGTTGCAAACGCATAAATATTTGAATATTCCTTAA
- a CDS encoding VOC family protein, which translates to MNYLRPMLWTNQLIESVDFYVNVLGFTCEEFNEEWQWASLINEGVSIMLAKPNEHMVFETPIFTGSLYFNVDNVEQLWNKLKDSCQVCYELEVFPWEMKEFAIYDNNGYLLQFGENLI; encoded by the coding sequence ATGAATTATTTAAGACCAATGCTATGGACAAATCAACTTATAGAATCGGTTGATTTTTATGTAAATGTATTGGGTTTTACTTGCGAAGAATTTAACGAAGAGTGGCAATGGGCGTCTTTAATAAATGAGGGAGTAAGTATTATGTTGGCAAAACCTAATGAGCATATGGTTTTTGAAACACCTATTTTTACAGGTTCGCTTTATTTTAATGTAGACAATGTTGAGCAACTTTGGAATAAACTTAAAGATTCATGTCAAGTTTGTTATGAATTAGAAGTTTTTCCTTGGGAAATGAAAGAATTTGCAATTTATGATAACAATGGATATTTGTTACAGTTTGGTGAAAATTTAATATAA
- a CDS encoding energy transducer TonB: MRKIILLFVFFPLFLVAQEAQPETKKSNYIYSSVEVNPEPPGGINAFRQYVATELMHYLGDIKEPLQVSVLIRFIVTEEGLLSDFELVRESVNSYNLGKRAIFVIKNSPKWKPGLMNGRNVKVYYSFPIKFNIN, encoded by the coding sequence ATGCGAAAAATTATCTTGTTATTTGTGTTTTTTCCGCTTTTTTTGGTAGCACAAGAGGCACAACCAGAAACTAAAAAATCTAATTATATTTATTCTTCTGTTGAAGTTAATCCTGAACCTCCAGGAGGTATTAATGCTTTCAGACAATATGTAGCGACTGAACTTATGCATTACTTGGGAGACATAAAAGAGCCTTTACAAGTTTCTGTATTAATACGATTTATTGTAACCGAGGAGGGTTTGTTGAGTGATTTTGAGTTAGTGCGAGAATCTGTAAACAGTTACAATTTAGGTAAAAGAGCCATTTTTGTGATTAAAAATAGTCCAAAATGGAAACCTGGTCTCATGAATGGAAGAAATGTAAAAGTGTATTATTCATTTCCGATAAAATTTAATATCAATTAA
- a CDS encoding class I SAM-dependent methyltransferase, whose translation MKDLFGKAILDFQTNNSPEDLITETSISEADEMSVAYLFRDFKEMPKLEQKALQLAKGKVLDVGCGAGSHALYLQEKGFDVTAIDISENAIKACKLRGLKDCKVSDILDLDTDTSTTLSIPNQYDTILLLMNGTGIFGKMNTISTYLQKLKSLLNEDGQILIDSSDLIYMYDQDEEGAYEVPANGYYGELTFTIQYKGETENTFDWLYLDYNTLQNAAIANGLECQLILEGNHFDYLAKLSKI comes from the coding sequence ATGAAAGACCTTTTCGGAAAAGCCATTTTAGATTTCCAAACAAATAATTCTCCCGAAGATTTAATCACAGAAACATCTATTTCGGAAGCCGATGAAATGAGTGTTGCTTATTTATTTCGGGATTTTAAAGAGATGCCAAAATTGGAACAAAAAGCATTACAATTAGCCAAAGGAAAAGTTTTAGACGTAGGATGCGGTGCGGGAAGTCATGCCTTGTATTTGCAAGAAAAAGGTTTTGATGTGACCGCTATTGATATTTCTGAAAATGCAATTAAAGCATGTAAACTAAGAGGGTTGAAAGATTGTAAAGTTTCGGATATTTTGGATTTAGATACTGATACTTCGACTACGCTCAGTATACCAAATCAGTATGACACTATTCTTCTTTTAATGAACGGAACAGGAATATTCGGAAAAATGAATACGATTTCAACATATTTACAAAAATTGAAATCACTTTTAAATGAAGACGGGCAAATTTTAATTGATAGTTCAGACTTAATTTACATGTATGACCAAGACGAAGAGGGTGCTTACGAGGTTCCTGCAAATGGTTATTATGGCGAACTAACATTTACCATTCAATATAAAGGAGAAACGGAAAATACTTTTGATTGGTTGTATTTGGATTACAATACACTTCAAAATGCGGCGATTGCCAATGGTTTAGAATGCCAATTAATTTTAGAAGGAAATCATTTTGATTATTTAGCGAAACTTTCTAAAATATAA
- a CDS encoding YkgJ family cysteine cluster protein has protein sequence MLKPNLNELGKLAKDTHNETKKYFDKLKKKTPKNLDYVMQDLHDAEFKKTDCLECANCCKTTGPLFTSADIERISKSFRQKPQQFIDQYLRIDEDNDYVLKSVPCTFLDSDNKCFIYDVRPKACREFPHTDRKKFQQISDLTLKNVAICPAAFNIVEKMKLKIPI, from the coding sequence ATGCTAAAGCCAAATTTAAACGAACTCGGAAAACTTGCCAAAGATACGCATAACGAAACCAAAAAGTATTTTGACAAGCTAAAAAAGAAAACACCTAAGAATTTAGATTATGTAATGCAAGATTTACATGATGCGGAATTCAAAAAAACGGATTGTTTGGAATGTGCCAATTGTTGTAAAACAACAGGGCCATTGTTTACTTCGGCTGATATTGAACGTATTTCAAAAAGTTTTCGTCAGAAGCCACAACAATTTATTGACCAATACCTTCGCATTGATGAAGATAACGATTATGTTTTGAAAAGTGTACCGTGTACGTTTTTAGATAGCGACAACAAATGTTTTATCTACGATGTTCGTCCAAAAGCATGTAGAGAATTTCCACACACCGATAGAAAAAAGTTTCAACAAATTTCAGATTTGACCTTAAAAAATGTAGCTATTTGTCCTGCAGCATTTAATATTGTGGAGAAGATGAAACTAAAAATACCAATATAA
- a CDS encoding tetratricopeptide repeat protein: protein MRKAIFVGIVTLATTFGSYAQDLEQVKKTIDAEKFSEARKSLKNLVSTAPDKGRNYFYLGQVYLALEKQDSAKIYFEKGKGVKDAGHLNYIGLAHVDLIYGNKTSAQNNIAMAMQNAKKKDTEEQIFIARAYLNQENPEYSKAIEAGKKGIASDPKSALAYLALGDAYFADKNTNDAYAAYRNAYDLDNTLLRAKLQLAMITRNARAYNESIKAINEVITMDPNYGPAHRELAETYFAWGYNETAKYQENTAKALEEYRKYMSLTDTSVDSRMRYADFLIITKDWKALEAEATMIQKMDKVNPRIYRYLGYAYIETGRPDAAIQAFNEFFAKADKRKIKGRDYLYLAKAKLASAMDANGVITNKTKFDESVVDLQKAAELDTKLSVEFSEIGVKLYKQKAYFEAAKLLDLAIKNPASKSFALDNYYYGNCILFGSIDKTPEQKATLTVEFEKANAAYAEVIKASPKTQDAYLNKGKLNRVHGTDASKLLAVADYEGYVKVVTEKGEAELSKEAVKKNLLDAYQFIGSSYAATDKVKAIAAFEEAKKLDPTNKYVSESLEVLKK, encoded by the coding sequence ATGAGAAAAGCGATTTTTGTAGGTATTGTTACTTTAGCAACTACATTTGGGAGTTATGCACAAGATTTAGAGCAAGTAAAAAAGACCATTGATGCAGAGAAATTCTCTGAAGCAAGAAAGTCATTAAAAAATTTGGTATCAACAGCACCAGATAAAGGACGTAATTACTTTTACTTAGGACAAGTATATTTAGCGTTAGAAAAACAAGATTCTGCAAAAATTTATTTTGAAAAAGGGAAAGGTGTAAAAGACGCAGGTCATTTAAATTATATTGGTTTAGCACATGTAGATTTAATCTATGGGAACAAAACAAGTGCACAAAACAATATAGCAATGGCTATGCAGAATGCAAAAAAGAAAGATACCGAAGAACAAATCTTTATAGCACGCGCTTATTTAAACCAAGAAAATCCAGAATACAGTAAAGCTATAGAAGCTGGAAAAAAGGGAATAGCTAGTGATCCGAAATCGGCGTTAGCTTATTTGGCTTTAGGAGATGCATATTTTGCAGATAAAAACACCAATGATGCATATGCTGCTTACAGAAATGCATATGATTTAGATAATACATTATTACGTGCAAAGTTACAATTAGCCATGATTACAAGAAATGCAAGAGCGTATAACGAGTCTATTAAAGCTATAAATGAAGTAATCACAATGGATCCAAATTATGGGCCAGCACATAGAGAATTAGCTGAAACGTATTTTGCGTGGGGGTATAATGAAACAGCAAAATATCAAGAGAATACAGCTAAAGCATTAGAGGAATATAGAAAGTACATGAGTTTAACAGATACTTCTGTAGATTCTAGAATGCGTTATGCCGATTTCTTAATCATCACTAAAGATTGGAAAGCATTAGAAGCAGAGGCAACTATGATTCAAAAAATGGATAAAGTAAATCCGAGAATTTATAGATACTTAGGGTATGCCTATATTGAAACAGGTAGACCAGACGCTGCTATTCAAGCATTTAACGAGTTTTTTGCTAAGGCAGATAAAAGAAAAATAAAAGGTAGAGATTATTTGTATTTAGCTAAAGCAAAATTAGCTTCTGCTATGGATGCAAATGGTGTAATTACTAATAAAACAAAATTTGATGAATCTGTTGTGGATTTACAAAAAGCAGCTGAGTTAGATACAAAACTATCTGTAGAGTTTAGTGAAATAGGAGTGAAGCTATACAAACAAAAAGCCTATTTTGAAGCGGCAAAATTATTAGATTTAGCAATCAAAAATCCAGCTTCAAAATCATTTGCTCTAGATAATTATTATTATGGAAATTGTATTTTATTTGGATCAATTGACAAAACACCTGAGCAAAAAGCTACACTAACAGTGGAATTTGAAAAAGCAAATGCAGCTTATGCCGAAGTTATTAAAGCTTCTCCAAAAACACAAGATGCTTATTTGAATAAAGGAAAATTGAATCGTGTACATGGAACTGATGCTTCAAAATTACTTGCTGTAGCTGATTATGAAGGCTATGTAAAAGTAGTAACTGAAAAAGGTGAAGCTGAATTGTCAAAAGAAGCAGTTAAGAAAAATTTATTAGATGCATACCAATTTATTGGTTCTAGTTATGCTGCAACGGATAAAGTAAAAGCAATTGCTGCATTTGAAGAAGCTAAAAAATTAGATCCAACTAATAAATACGTGTCTGAATCTTTAGAAGTATTAAAAAAATAA
- a CDS encoding PstS family phosphate ABC transporter substrate-binding protein gives MYFKKHTIFLYLFLLVTFVFCKKENKNGVEETVTTGKLVVYVDETLLPIMEEQKQVFESQYPYAKITLVAKPEIEISKAIVEGKADFVILPRTLNENEKLVFKSKNISGKITPFAKDAIAVLVNKAQEGESITTEGVFKALRGEETTQQLVFDNANSSTLNYLMEQAGTKKIGKTHIKALKNNIEVIKFVSENKNAIGFVGVNWLTNTDAETEKLIKKCTVLALGKELKTAVKPTQTNIALDSYPFTRKIFLLNYQGKTGLGMGFASFVAGNVGQRIILKSGLLPHEIPTREIRIRKKI, from the coding sequence ATGTATTTTAAAAAACATACTATTTTTTTATACTTGTTTTTACTAGTAACATTTGTTTTCTGTAAGAAAGAAAATAAAAATGGGGTTGAAGAAACAGTAACTACTGGAAAATTGGTGGTGTATGTAGATGAAACGTTGTTACCCATAATGGAAGAACAAAAACAAGTTTTTGAAAGTCAATATCCTTATGCAAAAATAACGTTAGTTGCCAAACCCGAAATTGAGATTAGTAAAGCGATTGTAGAAGGTAAAGCAGATTTTGTCATTTTGCCTAGAACGCTAAACGAAAATGAAAAATTAGTTTTCAAGTCTAAAAATATATCAGGTAAAATTACGCCTTTTGCGAAAGATGCCATAGCCGTTTTAGTGAATAAGGCACAAGAAGGAGAGTCTATCACAACAGAAGGTGTCTTTAAAGCATTACGTGGAGAAGAAACAACGCAACAATTGGTTTTTGATAATGCAAATTCGAGTACCTTGAATTACTTAATGGAACAGGCAGGGACAAAAAAAATTGGAAAAACTCACATCAAAGCACTTAAAAATAATATCGAAGTTATTAAATTTGTGTCCGAAAATAAAAATGCTATTGGGTTTGTAGGGGTTAATTGGTTAACCAATACGGATGCTGAAACAGAAAAATTAATAAAAAAGTGTACTGTTTTAGCTCTTGGAAAAGAGTTAAAAACAGCTGTAAAACCAACGCAGACAAACATTGCCTTAGATTCATATCCTTTTACAAGAAAAATATTTTTGTTAAATTATCAAGGAAAAACAGGTTTAGGCATGGGATTTGCATCTTTTGTAGCAGGAAATGTAGGACAACGAATAATTTTAAAATCAGGTTTGTTGCCTCATGAAATTCCAACAAGAGAAATTAGAATTAGAAAAAAAATATAA
- a CDS encoding biopolymer transporter ExbD — translation MAKIKISKKSNKIDMTAMCDVAFLLLSFFIMTATAKVPEPKPVDTPASTVQAKLPEHDLATITIGDSAVYFGMTDRDVRVKALEIMADKYKMEFSEDEKAKFALVDGFGVSLAQLKSLIALPGAERNKEGLQKGIPYEMPADSSNSQLADWVMSSREALKELRMKDLHFAIKADGKEKYPTVKKILDMMQKQKVNNFYLVTGLRSEDF, via the coding sequence ATGGCAAAAATAAAAATATCAAAAAAGAGCAACAAAATAGACATGACAGCTATGTGTGACGTAGCGTTCTTATTATTGTCCTTTTTTATCATGACAGCCACAGCAAAAGTTCCTGAGCCAAAACCAGTAGATACTCCAGCTTCAACAGTTCAAGCAAAATTGCCAGAACATGATTTAGCTACCATTACTATTGGTGACAGTGCCGTTTATTTTGGAATGACAGATCGTGATGTAAGAGTAAAAGCTCTTGAAATCATGGCTGATAAATACAAAATGGAATTTTCTGAAGATGAAAAAGCGAAGTTTGCTTTGGTTGATGGGTTTGGAGTATCATTAGCGCAGCTAAAATCTCTAATTGCTTTACCAGGAGCTGAAAGAAATAAAGAAGGATTGCAAAAAGGGATTCCATATGAAATGCCTGCAGATTCTTCTAATAGTCAATTGGCAGACTGGGTAATGTCTTCACGTGAAGCATTAAAAGAGTTAAGAATGAAGGATTTGCATTTTGCAATTAAAGCAGATGGCAAAGAAAAATATCCTACAGTAAAGAAAATTTTAGACATGATGCAAAAGCAAAAAGTGAATAACTTTTACTTAGTAACAGGTTTAAGAAGTGAAGATTTTTAA
- a CDS encoding exo-beta-N-acetylmuramidase NamZ family protein, whose amino-acid sequence MKYNIYRFTTLISLLLLSVSCSSKKSVSQRKPGGDTMTLNSRSIDATFKTGAENFESYLPLLENKKIGIVTNPTGIINYHSIEMIFVQDPRINNQAKIVNKEVSIVDFLLHKNISVQKIFAPEHGFRGTADAGELIKDGKDTQTGLPIISLYGNNKKPKPEQLADIDILVFDLQDVGARFYTYISTLHYVMEACAENNIPLLVLDRPNPNGAIVDGPILEKEYKSFVGMHEIPVLHGMTIGEYAQMINGEKWLKPSNNSRQALQCDLKVAPCLNYSHDMKYSLPVKPSPNLPNDQAINLYASLCFFEGTNVSVGRGTEKQFQIYGSPFLPENEFDFSFTPKPNFGAKDPVHNGKLCFGEDLTKIKKVNQLELKWLLIAYNKTTDKTVFFNDFFTKLAGTKKLREQIEAGMTEKEIRKTWQEGLEQFKKMRQKYILY is encoded by the coding sequence ATGAAATATAATATATATAGATTTACAACATTAATTAGCTTACTATTACTTTCTGTTTCATGCAGTAGTAAAAAGAGTGTTTCGCAGAGAAAACCTGGCGGTGACACTATGACTTTGAATTCTCGTTCAATTGATGCTACTTTTAAAACCGGAGCTGAAAATTTTGAAAGCTATTTACCTTTATTAGAAAATAAGAAAATTGGAATTGTTACAAATCCTACGGGGATAATTAACTATCACTCTATTGAAATGATATTTGTACAAGATCCTAGAATTAATAATCAAGCTAAAATAGTAAACAAAGAAGTTTCAATTGTAGATTTTCTACTTCATAAAAACATTAGTGTACAAAAAATATTTGCGCCCGAACATGGTTTTAGAGGCACAGCTGATGCGGGAGAATTAATAAAAGATGGAAAAGACACACAAACAGGTTTGCCAATTATTTCCCTTTATGGAAATAACAAAAAACCTAAACCTGAGCAATTAGCAGATATTGACATTCTGGTTTTTGATTTACAAGATGTGGGAGCTCGTTTTTATACCTATATTTCTACACTACATTATGTAATGGAAGCTTGTGCAGAAAACAACATACCCCTTTTAGTTTTAGACAGACCTAATCCGAATGGCGCTATTGTAGATGGTCCGATATTAGAAAAAGAATACAAAAGTTTTGTAGGCATGCATGAAATTCCAGTTTTGCACGGCATGACGATTGGCGAATATGCACAAATGATTAATGGAGAAAAATGGTTAAAGCCTTCGAATAACTCAAGACAAGCACTTCAATGTGACTTGAAAGTAGCCCCTTGTTTGAATTATTCGCATGATATGAAATACAGCTTGCCAGTGAAGCCTTCGCCTAATTTACCAAATGACCAAGCTATTAACTTATATGCAAGTTTGTGTTTTTTTGAAGGTACGAATGTAAGTGTAGGCAGAGGCACTGAAAAGCAATTTCAAATTTATGGTTCGCCATTTTTACCTGAAAATGAATTTGATTTTAGTTTTACTCCTAAGCCAAATTTTGGCGCAAAAGATCCTGTACATAATGGAAAACTATGTTTTGGAGAAGATTTAACCAAAATAAAAAAAGTAAATCAATTGGAGCTAAAATGGCTATTGATAGCATATAACAAAACCACAGACAAAACCGTATTCTTCAATGATTTCTTTACCAAATTAGCCGGAACCAAAAAATTACGGGAACAAATTGAAGCCGGAATGACCGAAAAAGAAATTAGAAAAACTTGGCAAGAAGGCTTGGAACAGTTTAAAAAAATGAGACAGAAATATATTTTATATTAA
- a CDS encoding ExbD/TolR family protein, whose protein sequence is MAELNTGGGDKGGKVRSKKSNPGVDLTAMVDLAFLLITFFILTTTLSKPQSMDLALPDKDKPKTEDAPPPETPAWRTMTVVLGSDNKLVYYIGQAKEPLEGTPKVESYGGKGIRKVILAKQEDVKARVAGLGGNPEKDGLTILIKASKSSNYKNLVDILDEMAITKTKVYAIVDTTLEDLKMLEDKGIK, encoded by the coding sequence ATGGCAGAATTAAATACCGGCGGCGGCGATAAAGGCGGCAAGGTAAGAAGTAAAAAATCTAACCCTGGGGTAGATTTAACAGCGATGGTGGATTTAGCCTTCTTGTTAATTACATTCTTCATCTTAACCACTACATTGTCTAAGCCACAATCAATGGATTTAGCCTTACCAGATAAAGATAAACCTAAAACGGAAGATGCACCACCGCCAGAAACACCAGCATGGAGAACCATGACGGTAGTGTTAGGAAGTGACAACAAGTTGGTGTATTACATTGGTCAAGCAAAAGAACCTTTAGAAGGTACACCAAAAGTAGAAAGCTATGGTGGAAAAGGTATCAGAAAAGTAATTTTAGCAAAACAAGAAGATGTTAAGGCTAGAGTAGCTGGTTTGGGAGGAAATCCAGAAAAAGATGGATTAACGATATTGATTAAAGCATCAAAATCTTCAAATTATAAAAATTTAGTAGACATCTTAGACGAAATGGCCATTACAAAAACAAAAGTATATGCCATTGTAGATACTACACTTGAAGATTTAAAAATGCTTGAAGACAAAGGAATTAAATAA
- a CDS encoding energy transducer TonB: protein MSSKINLFHDSWLNTVFAGRNKSYGAYELRQTNPRTTMKALLFVFLFTCTLVFSYYGYLFYQKVAKANEEEKITKVELKSIEQPKKDEPKKIIEQKVEPVKQTKSIVDVVKFVPPVIVDKQTVDTPPPSIDDLKDKKTGATDVKASNDADADLNLDGSDSNRNVDADNTDYSQIFTSVEVNPEPPGGINAFRTKVQNGLLGSLGDLEESLDGSVRIRFVVMEDGSLGNFEILEENPRGYKLADKAIQQIKKSPKWKAGVMNGRNVKVYYSFPLKFHISAE, encoded by the coding sequence ATGAGTTCAAAAATAAACTTATTCCACGATAGCTGGTTAAACACCGTTTTTGCTGGTCGTAACAAAAGTTATGGAGCTTACGAATTGAGACAAACAAATCCAAGAACTACAATGAAAGCGCTTTTGTTTGTTTTTCTTTTTACTTGTACGTTGGTGTTCTCATATTATGGTTATCTTTTTTATCAAAAAGTAGCTAAAGCTAATGAAGAAGAAAAAATCACTAAAGTTGAATTAAAAAGTATTGAACAGCCTAAAAAAGATGAGCCAAAAAAAATCATCGAGCAAAAGGTAGAGCCTGTAAAACAAACCAAATCAATTGTTGATGTGGTGAAATTTGTACCTCCTGTTATTGTTGATAAACAAACAGTTGATACACCACCACCATCTATTGACGATTTAAAAGATAAAAAAACAGGAGCAACTGATGTGAAAGCATCAAATGACGCTGATGCTGATTTAAATTTAGATGGTTCAGATAGTAATAGAAATGTTGACGCTGATAATACAGATTATAGTCAAATTTTTACGTCTGTTGAGGTAAATCCAGAACCACCAGGTGGTATTAATGCATTTAGAACAAAAGTTCAAAATGGATTATTAGGTAGTTTAGGTGATTTAGAAGAATCATTAGACGGTTCTGTAAGAATTCGTTTTGTCGTAATGGAAGATGGTTCTCTTGGAAACTTTGAAATTTTGGAAGAAAATCCAAGAGGATATAAGTTGGCTGATAAAGCAATTCAACAAATTAAAAAATCACCAAAATGGAAAGCGGGTGTGATGAATGGTAGAAACGTAAAAGTATATTATTCATTCCCATTAAAATTCCATATTTCGGCTGAATAA
- a CDS encoding ABC transporter permease, with protein MNLEYFIAKRLITAKSYKSSVSSPIIKIAILAIALSIVMMIVAVATGIGLQQKIREKIAAFNGHIIVSNYDDNQSQVTVQPIDMPKQLFVKLKDYAGIAHVQEVATKAGLIRTEKEFEGIVFKGVGREYDWSKLQEFLVQGQMPKFDNTTTNQVLISTFLANRLHLKLGDAFNTFFMKEQGKRPSVRKFTIVGIYNSGFQEFDSSYVIGDIQHIQRINKWQKNQVGAYEVFVDDFTKMEQTAQEVYQTIPPTYNSISIQEKYASIFEWLKLFDFNILVVLIIMIVVATINMIVALLVLILERTQLIGLLKAVGASDWSVRKIFIYNALHLVSRGLLYGNSIALFLLFLQKQFGIIKLNPESYYVAVAPVVINPLHILFLNIGTVIICGLVLLIPSYIITKITPVRALRFE; from the coding sequence TTGAATTTAGAATATTTCATAGCCAAAAGACTAATCACTGCTAAAAGCTATAAAAGTAGTGTTTCTTCTCCAATAATAAAAATTGCCATTTTAGCTATTGCGCTTAGTATTGTTATGATGATCGTCGCAGTAGCTACAGGAATAGGATTGCAACAAAAAATTAGAGAAAAAATCGCGGCTTTTAATGGGCATATTATAGTGTCAAATTATGATGATAACCAATCTCAAGTTACGGTCCAACCCATTGATATGCCAAAACAACTATTTGTCAAGCTTAAAGATTATGCAGGTATAGCACATGTGCAAGAAGTAGCAACAAAAGCCGGTTTAATTAGAACAGAAAAAGAATTTGAAGGAATTGTGTTTAAAGGCGTAGGACGAGAGTACGATTGGTCTAAGTTGCAAGAATTTTTAGTGCAAGGTCAAATGCCTAAATTTGATAATACAACTACAAATCAAGTTCTTATTTCAACATTTTTAGCCAATCGATTGCATTTAAAACTAGGCGATGCTTTTAATACATTCTTTATGAAAGAACAAGGAAAGCGTCCTAGTGTAAGAAAGTTTACCATTGTGGGGATTTATAATTCAGGTTTTCAGGAATTCGATTCGTCTTATGTTATAGGAGATATCCAGCATATTCAACGCATTAATAAATGGCAAAAAAATCAGGTTGGAGCCTATGAAGTTTTTGTGGATGATTTTACTAAAATGGAACAAACTGCACAAGAAGTATATCAAACCATACCTCCCACATATAATAGCATTTCCATCCAAGAAAAATATGCAAGTATTTTCGAATGGCTAAAATTGTTTGATTTTAATATTCTTGTTGTACTTATTATTATGATTGTAGTTGCTACTATAAATATGATAGTTGCTTTATTGGTGCTTATTCTAGAGCGCACACAATTAATAGGGTTGCTAAAGGCAGTAGGCGCATCAGATTGGTCTGTTAGAAAAATATTTATATATAACGCCTTACATTTAGTTTCCAGAGGTTTACTTTATGGTAATAGTATAGCTTTGTTCTTGTTGTTTCTTCAAAAACAATTTGGCATTATAAAATTAAACCCCGAAAGTTATTACGTGGCTGTTGCGCCCGTAGTTATAAATCCATTACACATTCTTTTTTTAAATATAGGTACGGTTATCATATGCGGTTTAGTCTTATTAATCCCTTCTTATATTATTACTAAAATTACACCTGTTCGTGCCTTGCGATTTGAATAA